A genomic window from Variovorax paradoxus includes:
- a CDS encoding ABC transporter permease — MNASLRLGWRTLWRDLRAGELRLLIVAVVLAVAALTAVGFFADRLQGGLKRDARQLLGGDAVIVSDNPTPEAFVAQAKSLGLEGSGTYGFPTMARAGDAQGGASKLVALKAVAAGYPLRGNLQTSTTIDGQGAVTRDIPPPGEVWVDASLLDSLALKVGDTLLLGDTGLRVGRVITLEPDRGAGFMSFSPRVMLNQADVPRTGLVQPASRVGYRYAVAGSDAAVKRFSDWADATIKKGELRGVRLDSFEGGRPEMRQTLDRAEKFLSLVALLAALLSAVAVALAARGFAASHLDDCAMLRVLGQSQRTIAVAYSFEFAVIGIGASGLGVAIGFAVHYVFVLLLAGLVETALPAATLWPVAFGLGMGLTLLFAFGLPPVLQLARVPPLRVIRRDVGGLKPASLAVLGVGVAGFAALLMAASSDIKLGLIAVGGFAGAVAVFALLSWLAVKVLRRSVNETTAPRWLVLATRQISARPAYAVVQVSALSVGLLALVLLVLLRTDLVASWRQATPPDAPNRFVINVMPDQSDAFQKSLRDAGVGKFDWYPMIRGRLIAINDKPVTPDDYAEDRAKRLVDREFNLSNSVNAPAHNTITAGKWTPDAPGEVSVEEGLAETLGLKLGDSLRFDIGGMQNEARITSLRKVDWGSMHANFFVMYTVASLADVPTTYMGAFRAPETRGFDNALVRSYPNVTNVDMSATINQVQRVLDQVIRAVEFLFGFTLAAGLVVLFAAVTATREERAREFAVMRAVGARASLLRQVQRAELVGVGLLAGFLASIVASVIGWALARFVFEFTWTASPIVPVAGALAGAVLALGAGWWGLRDVLRRPVVDTLRRAAE, encoded by the coding sequence ATGAATGCCTCCCTCCGCCTGGGTTGGCGCACGCTCTGGCGCGACCTGCGCGCCGGCGAACTGCGCCTGTTGATCGTTGCCGTGGTGCTGGCCGTGGCCGCGCTCACGGCTGTCGGCTTCTTCGCCGACCGCCTGCAGGGCGGGCTCAAGCGCGACGCGCGCCAGCTGCTGGGCGGCGACGCGGTGATCGTCAGCGACAACCCGACGCCCGAGGCCTTCGTGGCGCAGGCGAAATCGCTGGGCCTGGAAGGCAGCGGCACCTACGGCTTTCCGACCATGGCGCGAGCCGGGGACGCACAGGGCGGCGCCAGCAAGCTGGTGGCGCTGAAGGCCGTGGCCGCTGGTTACCCACTGCGCGGCAACCTGCAGACCTCCACCACCATCGACGGGCAGGGCGCCGTCACGCGCGACATTCCGCCGCCGGGCGAGGTGTGGGTCGATGCCTCGCTGCTCGACTCGCTCGCGCTCAAGGTCGGCGACACGCTGCTGCTGGGCGACACCGGCCTGCGCGTCGGCCGCGTCATCACGCTGGAGCCCGACCGGGGCGCCGGCTTCATGAGCTTCTCTCCGCGCGTGATGCTCAACCAGGCCGACGTACCGCGCACCGGGCTCGTGCAGCCCGCCAGCCGCGTCGGCTATCGCTATGCGGTGGCAGGCAGCGACGCGGCGGTGAAACGCTTCAGCGACTGGGCCGACGCCACCATCAAGAAAGGCGAGCTGCGCGGTGTGCGGCTCGATTCCTTCGAGGGCGGCCGCCCCGAGATGCGCCAGACGCTGGACCGCGCCGAGAAATTCCTGAGCCTGGTCGCGCTGCTTGCGGCGCTGCTGTCGGCCGTGGCGGTGGCGCTGGCCGCGCGCGGCTTCGCGGCCAGCCATCTCGACGACTGCGCGATGCTGCGGGTGCTGGGCCAGAGCCAGCGCACCATCGCCGTGGCCTATTCCTTCGAGTTCGCGGTGATCGGCATCGGGGCCAGCGGGCTGGGCGTGGCGATCGGCTTCGCGGTGCACTACGTGTTCGTGCTGCTGCTGGCGGGGCTGGTCGAAACCGCGTTGCCGGCGGCCACCTTGTGGCCCGTCGCCTTCGGGCTCGGCATGGGGCTCACGCTGCTGTTCGCCTTCGGCCTGCCGCCTGTGCTGCAGCTGGCCCGAGTGCCGCCGCTGCGCGTGATCCGGCGCGACGTGGGCGGGCTCAAGCCGGCATCGCTCGCGGTGCTGGGCGTTGGCGTGGCGGGCTTCGCGGCGCTGCTGATGGCGGCCAGCAGCGACATCAAGCTGGGGCTGATCGCGGTCGGCGGCTTCGCGGGTGCGGTGGCGGTGTTCGCGCTGCTGAGCTGGCTGGCGGTGAAGGTGCTGCGACGCAGCGTCAACGAAACGACGGCGCCGCGCTGGCTGGTGCTGGCCACGCGGCAGATTTCGGCGCGGCCGGCGTACGCGGTGGTGCAGGTCAGCGCGCTGTCGGTCGGCCTGCTGGCGCTGGTGCTGCTGGTGCTGCTGCGCACCGACCTCGTCGCGAGCTGGCGCCAGGCCACGCCGCCCGATGCGCCGAACCGCTTCGTCATCAACGTCATGCCCGACCAGAGCGATGCCTTCCAGAAGTCGCTGCGCGACGCGGGCGTGGGCAAGTTCGACTGGTACCCGATGATTCGCGGCCGGCTGATCGCCATCAACGACAAGCCCGTGACGCCCGACGACTACGCCGAAGACCGCGCCAAGCGCCTGGTGGACCGCGAGTTCAACCTGAGCAACAGCGTGAATGCGCCCGCGCACAACACCATCACCGCGGGCAAGTGGACGCCGGATGCGCCGGGCGAGGTGAGCGTGGAAGAAGGCCTGGCCGAAACGCTGGGCCTCAAGCTCGGCGACTCGCTGCGCTTCGACATCGGCGGCATGCAGAACGAGGCGCGCATCACCTCGCTGCGCAAGGTCGACTGGGGCTCGATGCACGCCAATTTCTTTGTGATGTACACGGTGGCCTCGCTGGCCGACGTGCCTACCACCTACATGGGCGCCTTCCGCGCGCCCGAGACACGGGGCTTCGACAATGCACTGGTGCGCAGCTACCCGAACGTGACCAACGTCGACATGAGCGCCACCATCAACCAGGTGCAGCGCGTGCTCGACCAGGTGATACGGGCGGTCGAGTTCCTGTTCGGCTTCACGCTCGCGGCCGGGCTGGTGGTGCTGTTCGCGGCGGTGACGGCCACGCGCGAGGAGCGGGCGCGCGAGTTCGCGGTGATGCGCGCGGTGGGCGCGCGCGCCAGCCTGCTGCGACAGGTGCAGCGCGCCGAGCTGGTGGGCGTCGGGCTGCTCGCGGGTTTTCTCGCGAGCATCGTGGCTTCGGTGATCGGCTGGGCCCTGGCGCGCTTTGTGTTCGAGTTCACCTGGACTGCCTCGCCCATCGTGCCGGTGGCGGGCGCGC